Proteins from a single region of bacterium:
- a CDS encoding DUF2092 domain-containing protein: MKNSIMIMLSMAALTAAVAMVSGETNAVPTNAVVVATASTNNLTVTTNTLVATNMAASEALVPDPQVGKVLMGMAAYLQGAKSFKCSVSLQVNTEMEGMKQEISAVYELAAEKPNRLALRYVKGMTGNTVVCNGKKLYIYALSLNRFEEREAPKLVEQLAEGVGPMAGNMLFVDNLLVNDIYAAIMDGVSSATYVGKERVDGVDCEHVRFVQEQFDWDLWVSSGPKPVVIQVLSDMAKSFSGMSGEVSPPKGMKMVVLNRFTGWVVDGVLPADTFEFVPPPGAHKIDSLFEGEDEKGVEMPAPSVMKEKNDPKVVEKIESRE, from the coding sequence ATGAAGAATAGCATCATGATCATGTTGTCCATGGCCGCCTTGACGGCTGCTGTTGCGATGGTTTCCGGCGAGACCAATGCGGTGCCAACCAATGCGGTGGTCGTCGCTACGGCATCCACCAACAACCTGACGGTAACCACCAATACCTTGGTGGCGACCAATATGGCAGCCTCTGAGGCGCTCGTCCCTGATCCGCAGGTGGGGAAAGTGTTGATGGGGATGGCGGCCTATCTGCAGGGCGCAAAATCATTCAAATGTTCGGTTTCGCTCCAGGTCAATACGGAGATGGAGGGGATGAAGCAGGAGATTTCCGCCGTGTATGAGCTTGCCGCTGAAAAGCCCAACCGGCTTGCGTTACGTTATGTCAAGGGGATGACCGGCAATACGGTGGTGTGTAACGGGAAAAAGCTGTATATTTATGCGTTGAGTTTGAACCGGTTTGAGGAACGGGAGGCGCCCAAACTTGTCGAGCAGTTAGCTGAAGGGGTTGGCCCGATGGCGGGCAATATGCTGTTTGTGGATAATCTGCTGGTGAACGACATCTACGCCGCCATCATGGATGGAGTGTCCTCGGCCACCTATGTCGGCAAAGAACGCGTTGACGGGGTGGATTGTGAGCATGTGCGGTTCGTGCAGGAGCAATTTGACTGGGATTTATGGGTGAGTTCCGGGCCCAAGCCCGTCGTGATTCAGGTGCTGAGTGATATGGCAAAGAGTTTTTCCGGAATGAGTGGTGAGGTATCTCCCCCCAAGGGAATGAAAATGGTGGTGTTGAACAGGTTTACCGGCTGGGTGGTGGATGGGGTGTTGCCGGCTGACACCTTTGAATTTGTGCCACCCCCGGGGGCGCACAAGATCGATTCGCTTTTTGAAGGGGAAGACGAAAAGGGCGTAGAGATGCCGGCACCGTCTGTTATGAAAGAAAAAAATGACCCCAAGGTCGTTGAGAAGATTGAAAGCAGGGAGTGA
- a CDS encoding PaaI family thioesterase → MSNWEYTEGTLPWTKTCFVCGEDNPHGLRGHSCVEGDRVVLTHVTRAADLGYRHLVHGGISMTLLDEVMTWAAILTFKRACVAAELTVRLQQPILVGQSIRVEGWITRAKARLVEAGGRIVDSRQVVLATAVGKYVPMSGEGLRLCLKDFVESPGAIYLPFLQDKE, encoded by the coding sequence ATGAGTAATTGGGAGTATACAGAAGGAACCCTGCCCTGGACGAAGACCTGTTTTGTTTGCGGGGAGGATAATCCGCATGGGTTGCGCGGGCATTCCTGTGTTGAGGGCGATCGTGTCGTGCTGACCCATGTGACCCGCGCGGCGGATCTGGGGTATCGGCACCTGGTCCATGGCGGCATCTCGATGACGCTGCTGGATGAGGTGATGACGTGGGCCGCTATATTGACTTTTAAGCGGGCTTGTGTGGCAGCGGAACTGACTGTGCGTTTACAACAACCGATTCTGGTGGGGCAATCCATTCGTGTGGAAGGCTGGATTACCAGGGCCAAGGCGCGACTGGTCGAGGCGGGCGGACGGATTGTGGATTCCCGCCAGGTCGTGCTGGCGACGGCTGTAGGGAAATATGTCCCCATGTCGGGTGAAGGACTCCGCCTGTGTTTAAAAGATTTTGTCGAAAGTCCCGGGGCAATCTATCTGCCTTTTTTGCAGGACAAAGAATGA
- a CDS encoding LemA family protein: MVILGGALWAAQGYRLLQVARGQMRDAWLEFREALLARREMIPYIVAAIPTSVAPVLDVLGNACDLAANVEGVPECSQAEARLSAAIGRVFAQLDTEASAETLGMLAALRDQIKVQDMRIELLKGIYNRQVELFNALQRRGAGRMLASLGVVKFAELF; the protein is encoded by the coding sequence ATGGTGATCCTGGGCGGTGCTCTGTGGGCGGCTCAGGGGTACCGTCTTTTGCAGGTGGCAAGAGGGCAGATGCGGGACGCCTGGCTGGAGTTCAGGGAGGCGCTGTTGGCAAGACGGGAAATGATTCCCTATATTGTCGCGGCCATTCCAACGAGTGTCGCTCCGGTGTTGGATGTGCTGGGAAACGCCTGTGATTTGGCGGCCAATGTGGAGGGGGTTCCGGAGTGTTCGCAGGCGGAGGCCAGGCTATCCGCCGCCATTGGGCGGGTCTTTGCGCAACTTGATACGGAGGCCTCGGCCGAGACGCTCGGTATGCTGGCGGCATTGCGTGATCAGATTAAGGTCCAGGACATGCGGATTGAGTTGCTGAAAGGGATTTATAACCGGCAGGTGGAATTATTTAATGCGCTCCAGCGCCGTGGCGCCGGCCGGATGCTGGCGTCATTGGGTGTGGTCAAGTTTGCGGAGTTGTTTTGA
- a CDS encoding UDPGP type 1 family protein has translation MIYQEAGQVLDQYGQGHVLKFWERLNEAQQKSLLSQIEALDFKTIVRIQGLLKAGGEAAATTGDTLPAPVVSLKPDQVAAPRTVGEKALQAGQVGVILVAGGQGTRLGYDGPKGTYRLAPLTQASLFEIHSRKILALEQHYQAAIPFYIMTSEGNDEDTRVFFEANRYFGLNPERVKFFIQGTLPAFLPNGQIVLEAPDKLFAAPDGHGGILSALERRGMLADMKARKLTTLYYFQVDNPLVDIADPVFVGLHIQRKADMSLKVCAKRDAGEGLGVTVIRNGVCSVVEYIELTEGQKNARQPDGELVLKFGSVAIHIFSLDFLVRETSAGLPLHQAHKKVAFCDEAGSTVKPEKPNAYKFEKFIFDALPDAKESLILEFLRQDEFAPVKNAEGNDSPESSRAAMIEKFAGWLTRCGVKVPRDAAGRVTVKIEIDPVYAYNAETLAARLPKGFDIKGDVLLK, from the coding sequence ATGATCTATCAGGAAGCAGGGCAGGTTTTGGACCAATACGGGCAGGGGCATGTACTGAAGTTCTGGGAGCGGTTGAATGAGGCTCAGCAGAAGTCATTATTGAGCCAGATTGAGGCGTTGGATTTCAAGACCATTGTCCGTATTCAGGGGCTTTTGAAAGCGGGCGGGGAAGCGGCGGCTACGACGGGCGATACCCTGCCTGCGCCGGTGGTTTCGCTCAAACCGGACCAGGTGGCTGCGCCCCGTACTGTGGGTGAGAAAGCCCTCCAGGCTGGACAGGTCGGGGTCATTCTGGTGGCGGGCGGGCAAGGAACCCGTTTGGGCTATGATGGTCCGAAGGGGACCTATCGCCTGGCACCGTTGACGCAGGCTTCGCTGTTCGAGATTCACTCCCGTAAAATTCTTGCCTTGGAGCAGCATTATCAGGCCGCGATTCCCTTTTACATCATGACGAGCGAAGGGAATGATGAGGATACCCGGGTCTTTTTTGAGGCCAATCGATATTTCGGACTGAACCCCGAGCGGGTGAAGTTTTTTATCCAGGGCACCCTTCCTGCATTTCTCCCGAACGGTCAAATCGTGCTGGAGGCGCCGGATAAGCTGTTTGCGGCGCCGGATGGGCATGGCGGAATACTGTCGGCCCTGGAACGGCGGGGCATGCTGGCCGACATGAAGGCGCGCAAGCTGACAACACTCTATTATTTCCAGGTGGATAATCCGCTGGTGGATATTGCGGATCCGGTTTTTGTGGGTCTACACATTCAACGCAAGGCGGACATGTCCCTGAAGGTATGTGCCAAGCGTGATGCGGGCGAAGGGTTGGGGGTTACGGTCATCCGTAACGGGGTTTGTTCAGTGGTGGAATATATCGAGTTGACCGAGGGCCAGAAAAACGCCCGGCAGCCCGACGGGGAGCTGGTGTTGAAATTCGGCAGTGTGGCCATCCATATTTTCTCCCTGGACTTCCTTGTGCGCGAGACCTCTGCGGGGCTTCCGCTACATCAGGCCCATAAGAAGGTGGCCTTCTGCGACGAGGCGGGCAGCACGGTTAAGCCGGAGAAGCCCAATGCGTACAAGTTTGAAAAGTTCATCTTCGATGCGCTCCCCGACGCGAAAGAGTCGTTGATATTGGAGTTTCTGCGGCAAGACGAGTTTGCTCCCGTGAAAAACGCCGAAGGGAATGACTCCCCGGAATCGTCCCGGGCGGCCATGATTGAAAAATTTGCCGGCTGGCTGACCCGTTGCGGGGTGAAGGTTCCGCGTGATGCTGCAGGGCGCGTGACTGTAAAAATTGAGATTGATCCGGTATATGCCTATAATGCCGAAACCCTGGCGGCACGGCTGCCTAAGGGATTTGATATCAAGGGCGATGTGCTGTTGAAATAA